The Lewinellaceae bacterium genome includes a region encoding these proteins:
- a CDS encoding response regulator has product MKKHVLCLILILVNLEISAQTPLIDSLRTIYQQQSDSEQSIRHHFTFAKAFIRSYPDSAIYHAELIIRASRKIGFLKGEAFAQEIISQSKHNKGEYELAVEAHQMHYDIQMRMKDTLTAGMVLQQKGQEYSEWGYPDKAMEDYFSALKIYERYDSHDNIGSIYNDIGAVLREQGRFKEALDYFKKGFYIRKKYSTEDKFYYSYSNLSNVFDDMGKYDSSFYYANLAVQVAIKYEDHISEAIQYVNMGYSHRKLEHYYQAESYYLKALDILKDSPYNDYLITLYINLGTVADFSGQYQKALFYLDQSRPFVEKTSALDLKKDVAETYSSIYKNLNDYKKAFDFLNQARVIADSINDQVNNEKVAELNIKYQTQKKETDLARNRFELERQSRQKYRILLGGIIVVLLLISVFLFLRYRLQLRRQQAELNLQLEKAQAEKLRDMDRIKSNFFTNISHEFRTPLTLILGPLRQMREGSFKGNTTKYMDIMIRNGERLMNLVNQLLDLSKLEGGKMSLNLEQGDLVKTLKAMVYAFESLAERQEINLEVNIPDARITAWFDKDKLEKVMINLLSNAFKYTPERGTVCLEFELRDNGQKEGENIAVIRVKDTGMGIPQDQLPMIFERFFQTTNVSEMQAGSGIGLALSKELVELHNGTILVESEVDKGTVFIIELPVGKAVLESGSAQPGKNILVQTGEYHPGDETVETGGKTRKDQPMVLLVEDNADVRTYVKEQLEGQYNVVEAKDGEAGVEKAIQLIPDLIISDVMMPKMNGMELCKTLKANDKTSHIPIIMLTAKAEQEDKIEGLQLGADDYLMKPFDARELNVRIQNLIEQRRRLQKSFGTEFTFHPESVEVSSVDETFLLKVKSTIEENLDDETFSVEDLSQSVGMSRSQLHRKLKAMTNQSPNEIIRVMRLLRAKELLEKKAGNASEIAFMVGFNSLAYFSKCYRDHFGVPPSEVG; this is encoded by the coding sequence ATGAAAAAGCATGTTTTATGTCTTATTCTGATTCTGGTAAATCTCGAAATATCAGCTCAGACACCTCTTATTGATAGCCTGCGGACAATCTATCAGCAACAGTCAGATTCCGAACAAAGCATTCGGCACCATTTTACTTTCGCAAAGGCTTTCATTAGAAGTTATCCCGATTCTGCCATTTACCATGCCGAATTGATCATCCGTGCATCAAGGAAGATTGGGTTTTTAAAAGGAGAGGCCTTTGCCCAGGAAATTATCTCCCAGTCCAAACATAACAAAGGCGAATATGAACTTGCCGTGGAGGCACATCAAATGCATTATGATATTCAGATGCGAATGAAGGATACTCTCACTGCCGGGATGGTCCTTCAGCAAAAAGGCCAGGAGTACAGTGAGTGGGGGTACCCTGATAAAGCTATGGAGGATTATTTCAGTGCTTTAAAGATTTACGAAAGATATGATTCACATGATAACATTGGGTCCATTTACAATGATATCGGAGCGGTACTGCGGGAGCAGGGACGTTTTAAGGAAGCACTGGATTACTTTAAAAAAGGATTCTATATTCGGAAAAAATACAGTACCGAGGACAAATTCTATTATAGCTATTCCAATCTTTCCAATGTTTTCGATGATATGGGAAAATATGATTCGTCCTTTTATTATGCGAACCTGGCTGTTCAGGTAGCTATAAAATATGAAGATCATATCAGCGAGGCCATCCAGTATGTCAATATGGGGTATTCTCACAGAAAGCTGGAACATTATTATCAGGCAGAAAGTTACTATTTGAAAGCCCTTGATATACTTAAAGATTCGCCCTACAACGATTATCTTATTACTTTATATATCAATCTTGGCACTGTAGCTGATTTTTCCGGGCAATATCAAAAGGCACTCTTTTACCTGGATCAATCCAGGCCTTTTGTTGAAAAAACAAGCGCGCTTGATTTGAAGAAAGATGTGGCTGAAACTTATTCCTCGATCTATAAAAACCTAAACGATTACAAAAAAGCATTTGATTTTTTGAACCAGGCCCGGGTAATTGCCGACAGTATAAACGATCAGGTGAATAATGAGAAGGTTGCTGAACTGAACATAAAATATCAAACCCAAAAGAAAGAAACTGACCTGGCAAGAAATCGATTTGAATTGGAAAGACAATCCCGGCAGAAATACCGGATATTGTTGGGGGGTATCATTGTGGTTTTGCTGTTGATCAGCGTATTTCTCTTTCTTCGCTACCGCCTGCAACTGCGCCGCCAGCAGGCTGAGCTGAACCTTCAGCTTGAAAAGGCACAGGCAGAAAAACTGCGGGATATGGATCGCATAAAATCGAACTTTTTCACTAATATCAGCCATGAATTCCGGACGCCGCTTACCCTTATACTCGGCCCTCTCAGGCAAATGCGCGAAGGCTCTTTCAAAGGGAATACCACCAAATACATGGACATCATGATCCGGAACGGGGAGCGTTTGATGAACCTGGTAAACCAACTGCTCGATCTTTCAAAACTCGAAGGCGGCAAAATGTCCCTCAATTTGGAGCAGGGGGATTTGGTTAAGACATTGAAGGCCATGGTTTATGCTTTCGAATCCCTGGCCGAGCGCCAGGAAATAAATCTGGAGGTCAATATTCCGGATGCCCGGATAACGGCGTGGTTCGATAAAGACAAGTTGGAAAAAGTGATGATCAACCTGTTGTCCAATGCTTTTAAGTATACCCCGGAAAGGGGAACGGTCTGCCTTGAATTTGAGCTAAGGGACAACGGACAGAAAGAGGGCGAAAACATAGCTGTCATCAGGGTGAAAGATACAGGAATGGGGATTCCGCAGGATCAGCTGCCCATGATTTTTGAAAGATTTTTCCAAACGACCAATGTTTCTGAAATGCAGGCGGGCAGCGGAATTGGGCTGGCTCTTTCAAAAGAATTGGTAGAGCTGCATAATGGAACGATTCTGGTGGAGAGCGAAGTGGATAAGGGCACTGTTTTTATCATTGAATTGCCCGTCGGAAAAGCCGTCCTTGAAAGTGGTTCTGCCCAACCGGGAAAAAATATCCTGGTGCAAACGGGTGAATATCATCCAGGTGATGAAACGGTGGAAACTGGCGGGAAAACCCGGAAGGATCAACCCATGGTGCTCCTGGTAGAAGATAATGCAGATGTGAGAACGTATGTGAAGGAACAACTGGAAGGGCAATATAATGTCGTAGAGGCAAAAGACGGAGAAGCAGGGGTGGAAAAAGCCATTCAGCTCATTCCTGATCTGATCATTTCGGATGTGATGATGCCTAAAATGAACGGGATGGAACTTTGTAAAACCCTCAAAGCCAACGACAAAACGAGCCATATCCCGATCATCATGCTGACTGCGAAGGCGGAGCAGGAAGACAAGATAGAAGGGCTGCAATTAGGAGCGGATGATTACCTGATGAAGCCCTTTGACGCCCGGGAACTCAATGTACGCATACAAAATCTCATCGAACAGCGAAGGCGGTTGCAAAAGAGTTTTGGGACCGAATTTACGTTCCACCCGGAATCAGTGGAGGTAAGTTCGGTGGATGAAACGTTCTTGTTAAAAGTCAAATCGACCATTGAGGAAAACCTGGACGACGAAACTTTCAGCGTGGAAGATTTAAGCCAGTCGGTAGGCATGAGCCGTAGTCAACTGCACCGAAAACTGAAAGCGATGACCAATCAATCCCCCAACGAGATCATCCGGGTTATGCGGCTACTTCGGGCAAAGGAATTGCTGGAGAAAAAGGCGGGTAATGCTTCAGAGATCGCTTTCATGGTGGGCTTCAACAGCCTGGCTTATTTTTCCAAATGTTACCGCGATCATTTTGGGGTGCCCCCGAGTGAGGTAGGGTAG
- a CDS encoding DUF4386 family protein, translating into MNSNNNVSPALIRFGGISGIVTIIFMPAIILQQTTGWFPDYDFQPGTMEKWLENLSVNPSLSLAGIGLFIVAIIAFFGVALTLYRAHPKNDWFSTAALAAHILGITLALTAFLFAYGFTWGIADLLKAQSYESKDLIISATMGMRGFLASDDIATCLIGIGNGLAGLAWLKTGKLPKWLCWWGVVAGALVTIVLLMYFIPVFAFAAIGYPLVVLWFFLTGIVLLRKTDKIVD; encoded by the coding sequence ATGAATTCAAACAATAACGTTTCACCGGCACTGATCCGGTTTGGCGGAATTTCCGGAATCGTTACGATCATTTTCATGCCAGCCATAATCCTGCAACAAACAACGGGTTGGTTCCCGGATTACGATTTTCAGCCTGGCACCATGGAAAAGTGGTTGGAAAACCTGTCGGTAAACCCTTCCTTATCCCTGGCGGGCATAGGGCTGTTTATTGTGGCAATCATTGCTTTTTTTGGCGTTGCCCTGACGTTGTACCGGGCACATCCCAAAAATGACTGGTTCAGCACCGCTGCCTTGGCAGCGCATATTTTGGGCATCACCCTGGCTTTAACGGCTTTTCTTTTTGCCTATGGATTTACGTGGGGCATCGCTGATCTCTTAAAGGCTCAAAGTTATGAAAGTAAAGATTTGATAATCTCTGCTACGATGGGCATGCGAGGTTTTTTAGCGAGTGACGATATCGCTACCTGCCTGATAGGAATAGGCAACGGTTTAGCAGGGCTTGCATGGCTAAAAACAGGAAAATTGCCAAAATGGCTGTGCTGGTGGGGTGTTGTTGCCGGGGCACTGGTAACCATTGTACTGCTTATGTATTTCATTCCCGTTTTCGCGTTTGCTGCCATAGGTTATCCTTTGGTGGTCCTTTGGTTTTTCCTGACGGGGATTGTGTTATTACGAAAAACCGATAAAATTGTAGACTAA
- a CDS encoding cytochrome c yields MKKVLKIVGIIIGSIVLILAIAAAYINFSPMPTYEVKAPQISVTTDSASVAEGRRMAQMVCFQCHMNGNQLEGKIMEEDTPFGNIWAPNITQDKEHGIGQYTDGELAWLLRTGIKRNGGYAPPWMPKFPHLSDQDLNNIIAYLRSDSEEVQPSDKSQPANEPTFLTKLLVRVAFKPLPYDGKPISAPPITDKVAYGRYLATAKIDCFGCHSPDFKTQNILEPEKTPGYFSGGNKFEEESGIVYSANLTPDEATGIGSWTEDQFIQMVKFGRKPDGTSARSPMPPFAQLTDEEASSLWAYLQTLPAVSHDVKRMYETE; encoded by the coding sequence ATGAAAAAAGTCTTGAAAATTGTTGGAATCATCATTGGTTCCATTGTGCTCATACTGGCTATTGCAGCCGCTTATATTAATTTTTCCCCCATGCCGACTTACGAAGTGAAAGCCCCGCAGATTTCGGTTACCACAGATAGCGCTTCTGTAGCCGAGGGCCGACGAATGGCCCAAATGGTTTGTTTCCAGTGTCACATGAATGGCAATCAACTGGAAGGGAAGATCATGGAGGAAGATACCCCATTTGGGAACATCTGGGCGCCCAATATTACCCAGGATAAGGAACATGGCATTGGGCAATACACCGATGGAGAACTAGCCTGGTTATTGCGTACAGGCATCAAAAGAAATGGGGGTTATGCACCACCGTGGATGCCCAAATTCCCCCATTTATCGGACCAGGATCTCAATAATATCATTGCCTATCTGCGTTCCGATAGCGAGGAGGTACAACCGTCCGACAAGTCACAACCGGCAAATGAACCGACGTTTCTGACCAAATTATTGGTGCGCGTAGCCTTTAAACCTCTGCCTTATGACGGAAAACCGATCAGTGCACCGCCGATCACGGATAAAGTGGCTTACGGTAGATACCTGGCCACCGCCAAGATTGACTGTTTCGGTTGTCACAGTCCTGATTTTAAAACCCAGAACATCCTCGAACCAGAGAAAACACCCGGGTATTTTAGCGGAGGGAATAAGTTTGAGGAGGAATCAGGCATTGTTTATTCTGCAAACCTGACGCCAGATGAAGCGACCGGAATTGGCAGCTGGACGGAAGATCAATTCATACAAATGGTCAAATTCGGCAGAAAACCAGATGGTACCAGCGCACGTTCCCCAATGCCGCCATTCGCTCAACTCACCGACGAAGAAGCTTCGTCCCTGTGGGCATACCTGCAAACGCTTCCAGCAGTGAGTCATGATGTGAAGCGCATGTACGAAACGGAATAA
- a CDS encoding tetratricopeptide repeat protein, with protein sequence MRKLILFCSLLTLCIPIFGQHSTVDSLEQLLEQTKADTTRLRLLDEIANLIYQSDFPKTITYSTEALSLAQKLGDAKHEMRAHYFLGVGHLLSSEEAQAVYHVEKALEIAENKLLDQNGMMDCHNLLGNIYKKMNDVDKALFHLFESAKIAETYDNQDRLATTYSNIGQVYMENGEIQKAKSYYSKALAIFLAEKDLFYAAFLYNNLSEITESPDSSIVLLNKALEIFEKEQYLDGLGHVSNNLGTEYRKLGDYQKALPNLERARQIFEDESHYYKPGLVSVYMNLGIVYGAFGDRAAAVSWFEKSISLAKEIDHKTFLKDAYEQYAHLLETNNNPQEALVYFKLAAEVKDSLFNESKAKELAESETRYQTELKEKELTQKELELEKQSRQKYRILLGGIIVVLLLISVFLFLRYRLQLRRQQAELNLQLEKAQAEKLRDMDRIKSNFFTNISHEFRTPLTLILGPLRQMREGSFKGNTTKYMDIMIRNGERLMNLVNQLLDLSKLEGGKMSLNLEQGDLVKTLKAMVYAFESLAERQEINLEVNIPDARITAWFDKDKLEKVMINLLSNAFKFTPERGTVCLEFELRDNGQKEGENIAVIRVKDTGMGIPQDQLPMIFERFFQTTNVSEMQAGSGIGLALSKELVELHNGTILVESEVDKGTVFIIELPVGKAVLESGSAQPGKNILVQTGEYHPGDETVETGGKTRKDQPMVLLVEDNADVRMYVKEQLEGQYNVVEAEDGEAGVEKAIQLIPDLIISDVMMPKMNGMELCKTLKANDKTSHIPIIMLTAKAEQEDKIEGLQLGADDYLMKPFDARELNVRIQNLIEQRRRLQKSFGTEFTFHPESVEVSSVDETFLLKVKSTIEENLDDETFSVEDLSQSVGMSRSQLHRKLKAMTNQSPNEIIRVMRLLRAKELLEKKAGNASEIAFMVGFNSLAYFSKCYRDHFGVPPSEDR encoded by the coding sequence ATGAGAAAGCTAATTTTGTTCTGTTCTTTGCTAACGCTATGTATTCCCATTTTTGGGCAGCACTCCACTGTCGATAGCCTGGAGCAGCTTCTTGAGCAAACGAAGGCCGACACCACGAGACTCAGATTGTTGGATGAAATAGCTAACCTTATTTACCAATCGGATTTTCCTAAAACCATCACTTATTCTACCGAAGCACTTTCTCTCGCACAAAAGCTGGGCGATGCAAAACATGAAATGAGGGCCCATTATTTTCTCGGCGTCGGACATTTGCTTTCAAGTGAGGAAGCCCAGGCCGTTTATCATGTGGAAAAAGCCCTTGAAATAGCCGAGAATAAACTCTTAGACCAAAATGGCATGATGGATTGTCATAACCTGCTGGGCAATATCTACAAAAAAATGAATGATGTAGATAAAGCCTTGTTTCATTTGTTTGAATCCGCCAAAATTGCTGAAACCTATGACAACCAGGATCGACTGGCTACCACCTACAGTAATATCGGGCAGGTTTATATGGAGAACGGGGAAATACAAAAAGCCAAATCCTACTATTCCAAAGCATTAGCCATTTTTCTGGCTGAAAAAGATTTGTTTTATGCTGCTTTCCTTTACAATAACTTATCGGAGATTACCGAATCGCCTGATTCTTCGATTGTTTTACTAAATAAGGCACTGGAAATATTTGAAAAGGAGCAGTATTTGGACGGCCTTGGGCATGTGAGCAATAACCTGGGAACGGAATACAGGAAGCTTGGGGATTATCAAAAAGCCTTGCCTAACCTGGAGAGGGCGCGCCAAATTTTTGAGGATGAGTCCCATTATTACAAGCCCGGATTGGTGAGCGTTTATATGAACCTTGGAATAGTATATGGAGCCTTTGGGGACAGGGCCGCCGCCGTATCCTGGTTTGAAAAATCGATTTCCCTGGCAAAAGAGATCGATCATAAAACCTTTCTGAAAGATGCTTATGAACAATATGCTCATTTGCTGGAGACCAATAACAACCCGCAGGAGGCCCTTGTATATTTCAAACTCGCCGCTGAAGTTAAAGATAGCCTGTTCAATGAATCCAAGGCTAAGGAATTGGCAGAAAGTGAAACAAGGTACCAAACAGAGTTAAAAGAAAAGGAGCTTACCCAAAAAGAGCTGGAATTGGAAAAACAATCCCGGCAGAAATACCGGATATTGTTGGGGGGTATCATTGTGGTTTTGCTGTTGATCAGCGTATTTCTCTTTCTTCGCTACCGCCTGCAACTGCGCCGCCAGCAGGCTGAGCTGAACCTTCAGCTTGAAAAGGCACAGGCAGAAAAACTGCGGGATATGGATCGCATAAAATCGAACTTTTTCACTAATATCAGCCATGAATTCCGGACGCCGCTTACCCTTATACTCGGCCCTCTCAGGCAAATGCGCGAAGGCTCTTTCAAAGGGAATACCACCAAATACATGGACATCATGATCCGGAACGGGGAGCGTTTGATGAACCTGGTAAACCAACTGCTCGATCTTTCAAAACTCGAAGGCGGCAAAATGTCCCTCAATTTGGAGCAGGGGGATTTGGTTAAGACATTGAAGGCCATGGTTTATGCTTTCGAATCCCTGGCCGAGCGCCAGGAAATAAATCTGGAGGTCAATATTCCGGATGCCCGGATAACGGCGTGGTTCGATAAAGACAAGTTGGAAAAAGTGATGATCAACCTGTTGTCCAATGCTTTTAAGTTTACCCCGGAAAGGGGAACGGTCTGCCTTGAATTTGAGCTAAGGGACAACGGACAGAAAGAGGGCGAAAACATAGCTGTCATCAGGGTGAAAGATACAGGAATGGGGATTCCGCAGGATCAGCTGCCCATGATTTTTGAAAGATTTTTCCAAACGACCAATGTTTCTGAAATGCAGGCGGGCAGCGGAATTGGGCTGGCTCTTTCAAAAGAATTGGTAGAGCTGCATAATGGAACGATTCTGGTGGAGAGCGAAGTGGATAAGGGCACTGTTTTTATCATTGAACTGCCCGTCGGAAAAGCCGTCCTTGAAAGTGGTTCTGCCCAACCGGGAAAAAATATCCTGGTGCAAACGGGTGAATATCATCCAGGTGATGAAACGGTGGAAACTGGCGGGAAAACCCGGAAGGATCAACCCATGGTGCTCCTGGTAGAAGATAATGCAGATGTGAGAATGTATGTGAAGGAACAACTGGAAGGGCAATATAATGTCGTAGAGGCAGAAGACGGAGAAGCAGGGGTGGAAAAAGCCATTCAGCTCATTCCTGATCTGATCATTTCGGATGTGATGATGCCTAAAATGAACGGGATGGAACTTTGTAAAACCCTCAAAGCCAACGACAAAACGAGCCATATCCCGATCATCATGCTGACTGCGAAGGCGGAGCAGGAAGACAAGATAGAAGGGCTGCAATTGGGAGCGGATGATTACCTGATGAAGCCCTTTGACGCCCGGGAACTCAATGTACGCATACAAAATCTCATCGAACAGCGAAGGCGGTTGCAAAAGAGTTTTGGGACCGAATTTACGTTCCACCCGGAATCAGTGGAGGTAAGTTCGGTGGATGAAACGTTCTTGTTAAAAGTCAAATCGACCATTGAGGAAAACCTGGACGACGAAACTTTCAGCGTGGAAGATTTAAGCCAGTCGGTAGGCATGAGCCGTAGTCAACTGCACCGAAAACTGAAAGCGATGACCAATCAATCCCCCAACGAGATCATCCGGGTTATGCGGCTACTTCGGGCAAAGGAATTGCTGGAGAAAAAGGCTGGTAATGCTTCAGAGATCGCTTTCATGGTGGGCTTCAACAGCCTGGCTTATTTTTCCAAATGTTACCGCGATCATTTTGGGGTGCCCCCGAGTGAGGATCGCTAA